The nucleotide window AAGACAACAGACCGAAGTTCATAGCGTCCAGAGCGAAGGCGGTACCGATGCCGCCTCTGCATCACCAGGAAACTTCTGGAGTCGATCGAAAACCAACGGCCTGGGTGGGGAGGATCCTCCATTTCCAACCGATCAATCGGCTGCTCACTTCCGAACTGACGAATCTCGATGAGCACGGTTATGTCTCTTC belongs to Synechococcus sp. WH 7805 and includes:
- a CDS encoding DUF6464 family protein, whose product is MLIEIRQFGSEQPIDRLEMEDPPHPGRWFSIDSRSFLVMQRRHRYRLRSGRYELRSVVLLVKTQKQPDDARWFLHGWVIGDPSCRFNARSPLLRCAVLPEGPCERCVHREVAP